ATGGTGACATTGTTTAATATTGTTGGaatttatcatgtttatttatttctatcacATTCAGACAGATCTTTAGATTTTTCACCTTTAATAACTTGTTTAAGATAATGCATCCACTTTTACCACATTTGAACATTATTGTTCCTCATGCATCTAAATATTATTTATGGGTATTTGTTAACCCATATTTTTTATACTCAGGTCCATCAATTTTCATGTTATTTAAGGTTTATTGTCTACTGCTTTTCACCTGGagaatatttgtaattttttcaGCAGCGTTTTTAGATCATGTGTCTGAACATCACTCTAGAATATTCTTTTGCATCTCAAATGCATTATTTCATGTTCTTTTGGTAATTACTGACAAGCACTCTGTTTAATATGCtgattgtttatttgttttagagaCCATGATAACAAGCTTTTGAGGAAATGAGAAACGTGATGGTTCTCTGTTGCAGCTCTAATGGTACTGTCTTCCCAGGGCGGACACCACCACAGCCATGAACTTCTGGAAAGTTGCCTGGACTTCACCGGTGAAGGATTTACCCATCTTTGAAGCAATCACGATGGTCAGACAATCAGACAGCAGCTGCAACACAAGAATCAGAAAACATTAGCacaaatatttgaacatttaGGGGCTTCCAGAACAATCATAGAATAGTTTAATAACACAATTCATCCAATTTACCCTGAAATTGTCAGGATCCACATGCAGTTTGTCAGAGTGCAGCTCACTCAGCTCAGCATAGGTGTTCTTGATGTCGTCCATGTTCTTCACTGCCCGGTCCAGACCGCGGAGAATAGTAATTCCATGATTTGCAATCTTTGGATTTGTTGTGATGGCAGTGGCATTGTAGAGGTTTCCAAAGTTGCCAAAATACCTCTGAGTCCACGGGTAGACAATCAGACACCTGAGGAAAATGTGGAAACATACATGCTCCAAAGTCAGATGAAGTAACTTTAAGTCTCCATAATCCTGATAATCAGTGGTTGATATTAATGCAACAAAGAATGCATGCCTCACCTGGCGAGACACGCAGGTCCCACTTCTTCATAGTTCATGTTGGCGAAGATTTCCTGGATGGTGGCACGCTCAATGTCTGTCCATTCAACCATTTTGCTGGCTTTAGACTTTCCTGTTCAAGTCTGGAAATGTGTTCGTTGGTACCAGATGCAACTTTTAAAGCAGTCCTGCTCTCCGCCCAGAAGCATGTGACAGGTTTGGGCGTTGACTGAACCTGGTGTGTTGGAGACAAGACTAGACACTTTGGTGTATCTGATTTGAAGAAACCTCTAGGGTGCAGGAAAAAGTCTTCAAGCTTTTCTTACAAGTGCAGTTGATTGTATTCTATACAGAGATTAAATTAGACTGTGATGAATTGTGAATTTCCACAAAACTATCTCTGTCCCGAACGTCAGCACACAGGAAATGAGGTTGTCCTAAATAATGCTGCGCATCAATAAGCTACAATAATTTTGTGTAGCGTGACAGAATGAGTGTCATCacatgtttctgtctcaaaatCAGGGAACTTACAGTAACTATTCTAAATAgggttaaattaaatgaaatggaGCATCTTGAAGACAGCTGGGAGGCAGAATTTATCAAAAAATAGTGCAGACTGTAATCTAACTACAAAATTCCTTAATATAAGAAAACATGCATTGAATGCCTCATCACTACTTTTTGCTATTGAGTATAGACTGTTGCACCTATAATGTTTCCTGTTGTTCAGATGCTTGCTCATAAATGTGACGTCACTTTCTAGGACAGataattccatttttttttaacacatctgAATGAAAGTGACAAGGCTTTACATTAGACATACAAATATTTTCCGTGCTCTATCAGCACTGCTGCTTTCTAAAACATATCTTGTTCCCCTTTGAGCGTATCCACCCTGAAGGCACCAGACCTTCCCTCTGATAAGCCAAGTAGTATCGCAGAAAAATTCACCATAGTTGACCCCAGTCGTAACTCGTAAGTCACCCAAAGATGAATTGAAACTGATTTTTATGagtaaatatattataaatttCACACAGCTCTCAGCTAAAATGATCAACAGAAATATGAACAATTATATTTCTTGATGTGCCTTTAAATTTAAACAGTACTCATTAGCCAGCAATGGTGGACCATATCAAAGATAGAGGAtctgtagctttttttttttttttcagaaataGTGTGAACGATAGTCTAAATGCAAAATTCCTtcataaatgaaaacatgcagtGAAGGCCTTCATTGCTATTTTACGACTGAATATAGACTGTTGCACCCATAATGCATTCTATTGTTCAGAAGCTTGCgtataaatgtgatgtcactgtactgatctgttaatactttaattcaataaataaaaaaaaaaaaaaggcaggtcAGTCGAAACAAATGGCTGAATCAAAGTTAGGAGGTCTActtcacacatacacatacacattttTATGCTGTATCATCACTTTCTAAAAAATATCTTTATCTCCTTCTTAGCGTATCCACCCTGAAGGCACCAGGCCTTCCCTCAGATAAGCACATAAATATCATAGAAAACTTCACCTTATATGACTCCAGTCTTCACATTTGCCTCAACTGAAAGATAACAACATCAAAATACTGCACAGCCTCGATTTCACATCAAAACGCCTAACTGTTATAGTTCAGAGGTTAAGAGCCGATCTTTTCATCCCAATCTGTGATTCAAATTTCCCTTTGTTGTAAATTTgcaggaaattaaaataaatatgtactaaaTGACAGATAAGTCCATAAAAAAACTGCTGAAACAAATTTAGGAGATCTAATTCACACAtacaaatgttgttttcatgCTGTATCATCGCTACTGCtttctaaaaaatatatttgtctcCCCCGCTTTCCACCTGCCCAGGTGGTCTTAgtatccaaacacacaaacattgctgacaacaaacaaatgtggaaaaaatgcaaaaatatttgatttcaatGAGAGTAAAGTCAGACATTGATCAGCGCACCATCCTGCAACTTTAATTAACAAAATTGTGACCCTTTAGGTTGCGATAATGAagttagaaaagaaaaagcagaagacGAAAGTAGAGAGTTggtcacattttcatttcagtttcgATAGAGCCCTCCCCAACCTGACTATTCTACATTTATTAATATTGACCGTGTCAGTCATTTATCGAATTGCACCAATGTCAATAAGTTACTTTCCTGGACCCGAGCAAAGTTAAGTGTGTCTGATCTTTGGGCACGCCCTCTGCAGCCTATCTTGTAGGCTGCAGAGGGCGTGCCCGTGATCTGTTTAAACCATAAAACCCCATGTGTTCCTGCTCAGCTGTGCATTcagtcacaaacacaaagacaagatGACCAGTCTCACTAAAAAAGACAAGGATGCCGTCAGAGCTTTCTGGAGCAGGGTGGCAGGAAAGTCGGCAGACATTGGTGCCGATGCAGTGTGCAGGTAATTCTGAGAAAATACCACTGATGTTGGCCTAATCTGTTCCAGCAATGATTCATGTagaaattattattgttattattagagTTTTTAGTATtgttatgttattgttgttattgcagGATGCTGACTGTGTACCCGCAAACAAAGACTTACTTCGACCACTGGAAGGATAAAAGCCCAAACTCTGCCTCTGCCAAGAACCACGGAGTTACTGTGATGAGTGGCGTTGCAGAGGCTGTGGCCCAAATCGATGACATGAAAGCAGGTCTCCAGAGCCTCAGTGAGCTGCATGCCTTCACTCTGCGTGTGGACCCCGCTAACTTCAAGGTACAGAACCAGTGTGACTGAAGAATGCTAATACATATGATGCTTCCTCGGAGCTCCATCTATTGGTGccatttagaagaagaagaagaagaagaatctttattgttgttattgccaTGCATGAATATTAAAGGAACTGTCTGATGGATGGAGAGCTAAAAGCCTTTAAATGTAAcatctgtttgtcttctttcacAGATCCTCTCTCAC
This genomic window from Brachionichthys hirsutus isolate HB-005 unplaced genomic scaffold, CSIRO-AGI_Bhir_v1 contig_847, whole genome shotgun sequence contains:
- the LOC137914071 gene encoding hemoglobin subunit beta-like is translated as MVEWTDIERATIQEIFANMNYEEVGPACLARCLIVYPWTQRYFGNFGNLYNATAITTNPKIANHGITILRGLDRAVKNMDDIKNTYAELSELHSDKLHVDPDNFRLLSDCLTIVIASKMGKSFTGEVQATFQKFMAVVVSALGRQYH
- the LOC137914079 gene encoding hemoglobin embryonic subunit alpha-like, which codes for MTSLTKKDKDAVRAFWSRVAGKSADIGADAVCRMLTVYPQTKTYFDHWKDKSPNSASAKNHGVTVMSGVAEAVAQIDDMKAGLQSLSELHAFTLRVDPANFKILSHCMLVVMAIMFPNDFTPQVHVAMDKFLASLALCLSEKYR